Proteins from a genomic interval of Quercus lobata isolate SW786 chromosome 11, ValleyOak3.0 Primary Assembly, whole genome shotgun sequence:
- the LOC115967071 gene encoding protein HIGH ARSENIC CONTENT 1, mitochondrial codes for MTCNTRHEDVMTVDVHTAKDLLGSGHHYLDVRSVEEFNKSHIDNALNVPYMFITEEGRVKNPDFLTQVAAISEKEDHSVVGCNSGGRSFRACVDLLNAGYKHVTNMGGGYSAWVDSGLAGDKPAEELKTACKFRP; via the exons ATGACTTGCAATACAAG GCATGAAGATGTTATGACTGTCGATGTGCATACTGCAAAAGATCTCCTTGGCTCAGGTCACCATTATTTAGATGTGAG GTCAGTTGAGGAATTCAACAAGAGCCACATTGATAATGCATTAAATGTTCCTTACATGTTCATCACCGAAGAAG GGAGAGTGAAAAACCCTGACTTTCTCACCCAAGTAGCTGCCATTTCCGAGAAGGAGGATCACTCAGTCGTG GGTTGCAATAGTGGAGGCAGATCATTTCGTGCCTGTGTTGATCTGCTTAATGCG GGATATAAACATGTAACTAATATGGGAGGGGGTTACTCAGCATGGGTTGACAGTGGCCTTGCTGGTGACAAACCAGCAGAAGAGCTTAAAACTGCTTGCAAGTTTCGCCCTTGA